A genomic region of Leptolyngbya sp. FACHB-261 contains the following coding sequences:
- a CDS encoding serine hydrolase yields the protein MLQSVEQRIEHVINNLLPTTALEGKFDSPKTLDEQLTRYHTPGISIAVINDFEIEWARGFGVCEAGTTHEVTPDTLFQAGSISKPVFALAVMRLVQEGRLNLDEDVNSYLTSWRVPANGDWQPCVTLRQLLSHTAGTTAQSYYGYHVSSPLPTTLQVLNGELPANSEKVEVNIIPGLNYRYSGGGMTIAQQVLVDVLGKPFPEIMCELVLEPLGMTNSTYQQPIPIDWAMRTATAHPINGTPLGGKHFIYPEMAAAGLWTTPTDLAKLGIELMQVLHGKSPVVWNKETIEEILRPQTEQSKGSNGSFLGLGFAGKGTGDGSYFYHGGANIGFEALMRFYARIGTGVVIMFNSNEGRPLIEEIMCSIGQAYDLPDALPQERKPIALLQTDNYSGVYATEAGLQLNVISQNGNLFLQSGQQPPLQFFPTSELEFFAKAANTNISFERDDAGNISVMTLSQAEVMGLGPQPDKQIRAKRQK from the coding sequence ATGCTGCAATCTGTTGAGCAACGCATTGAGCATGTCATCAATAACCTTTTGCCAACAACAGCCCTAGAAGGAAAATTTGATTCACCAAAAACTTTAGATGAGCAACTAACGCGTTACCACACTCCAGGCATCAGCATTGCAGTCATTAACGATTTTGAAATTGAATGGGCGCGTGGGTTTGGAGTGTGCGAGGCAGGAACAACCCATGAAGTTACGCCAGACACACTGTTTCAAGCAGGCTCCATCAGCAAGCCTGTTTTTGCCCTGGCAGTCATGCGTCTTGTCCAGGAAGGCCGGCTCAATCTGGATGAGGATGTCAACTCCTATCTCACCTCATGGCGTGTGCCTGCAAACGGAGATTGGCAACCCTGTGTTACTCTGCGACAGTTGTTGAGCCATACAGCTGGCACAACAGCACAAAGCTATTATGGCTATCACGTCTCATCTCCCCTACCGACTACTCTTCAAGTTCTGAATGGTGAACTGCCAGCCAATAGCGAGAAAGTAGAAGTCAACATTATCCCTGGGTTGAACTATCGCTACTCCGGCGGTGGCATGACAATTGCACAGCAAGTATTGGTAGATGTGCTAGGGAAACCTTTCCCAGAGATTATGTGTGAGTTGGTGTTAGAACCACTGGGTATGACCAATAGCACCTATCAACAGCCAATTCCAATAGATTGGGCAATGAGGACAGCAACAGCTCACCCAATTAATGGTACTCCTCTCGGGGGAAAGCATTTTATTTATCCTGAAATGGCAGCAGCAGGGTTGTGGACTACACCAACAGACTTAGCCAAACTTGGGATTGAACTGATGCAAGTCCTGCATGGGAAATCTCCTGTTGTATGGAATAAAGAAACTATCGAAGAAATATTGCGTCCTCAAACAGAGCAATCTAAAGGCTCAAATGGATCATTCCTAGGATTAGGTTTTGCCGGTAAAGGAACAGGTGATGGTTCCTACTTTTATCATGGCGGAGCCAATATAGGATTTGAAGCTTTGATGCGCTTTTACGCACGTATTGGCACAGGTGTTGTCATCATGTTTAACTCTAACGAGGGTAGGCCCTTGATTGAAGAGATCATGTGCTCCATTGGGCAAGCCTACGATTTGCCTGATGCATTACCACAAGAGAGAAAGCCGATTGCTTTACTGCAAACCGATAACTACTCAGGAGTGTATGCAACAGAAGCGGGATTGCAGTTGAACGTAATCAGCCAGAATGGGAACTTGTTTTTACAGTCTGGTCAGCAACCACCGCTACAGTTCTTCCCTACCTCAGAGCTAGAGTTCTTTGCCAAAGCAGCAAATACGAATATCTCCTTTGAAAGAGATGATGCTGGCAACATTAGTGTGATGACATTAAGTCAAGCAGAGGTCATGGGCTTAGGACCACAACCGGATAAACAAATAAGAGCAAAGAGGCAGAAATAA
- a CDS encoding class I SAM-dependent methyltransferase, translating into MHSDPEKHSDPVQKEYSRLAPLYDHRWSFYIDSTIQETINRLAINPHERVLDLGCGTGALIQRLLHLAPEARFFGLDPSVEMLCVAKRKLPDSVELCVGSADTLPFANESFDVVISTNAFHYFRDPAQAIQEARRVLKPNGRLVITDWCHDYLTCRICDLLLRLFNRAHFRTYGVSQCQVMLQNEGLHEVSIEKYKIDWLWGMMTAQAVKETAA; encoded by the coding sequence ATGCATTCTGACCCAGAAAAACATTCTGACCCAGTACAAAAAGAGTACTCTCGTCTTGCACCTTTGTACGATCACCGCTGGTCGTTCTACATCGATTCAACCATTCAAGAGACAATTAATCGACTAGCCATCAATCCTCATGAACGGGTCTTGGATCTTGGTTGTGGCACAGGGGCTCTTATTCAGCGCCTGCTGCATTTAGCCCCAGAGGCAAGATTTTTTGGGCTAGATCCCTCTGTTGAAATGCTTTGTGTAGCCAAGCGAAAACTACCAGATTCAGTGGAGTTATGTGTAGGCAGTGCTGATACCCTTCCATTCGCAAACGAAAGTTTTGACGTTGTAATTTCAACAAATGCTTTTCACTACTTTCGTGATCCCGCTCAAGCGATTCAGGAAGCGAGAAGAGTTCTCAAGCCTAATGGTCGTCTAGTGATCACTGACTGGTGCCATGACTATTTAACTTGTCGTATCTGTGACCTTCTTCTGCGTTTATTCAATCGTGCCCATTTCCGTACATATGGAGTTAGTCAGTGCCAAGTAATGCTCCAAAACGAGGGGTTACACGAGGTTTCAATTGAGAAATACAAGATCGATTGGCTTTGGGGTATGATGACAGCGCAAGCTGTAAAAGAAACCGCAGCCTAA
- a CDS encoding GNAT family N-acetyltransferase: MLFLRQYQRSDHSAVCVLHNLALSQVGANAGPGPWNDDLDQIEETYLQKGDFVVGFIDTQLVAMGALRPTSPARAEIKRMRIHPDYQRRGFGQQVLNHLEQKARTLGYKVLHLDTTDRQAAAQQFYMKNGYLEVERKEWKGMTMIFYEKNFQ; the protein is encoded by the coding sequence ATGCTTTTTCTCAGGCAATACCAACGTTCAGACCACAGTGCCGTCTGTGTATTACACAATCTAGCTCTTTCCCAAGTTGGAGCCAACGCAGGTCCCGGACCTTGGAATGACGACCTGGATCAGATTGAAGAAACTTATCTGCAGAAAGGCGACTTTGTCGTTGGCTTTATTGACACTCAGTTGGTTGCTATGGGGGCACTCCGCCCGACTTCACCAGCACGAGCCGAAATCAAACGCATGAGGATTCATCCCGATTATCAGCGTCGAGGTTTTGGTCAGCAAGTTCTTAACCATCTGGAACAGAAAGCAAGGACCTTAGGTTACAAAGTCCTACATTTGGATACAACAGACCGGCAAGCAGCCGCCCAGCAGTTTTATATGAAGAACGGCTATCTGGAGGTTGAGAGAAAGGAATGGAAGGGCATGACCATGATTTTCTACGAGAAGAACTTTCAATGA